AAAGATCCCCATTGGAGACAGGCTATGGAGGACGAACTAAAGGCATTAGAGGCTAACAATACCTGGACTTTAGAGTTTTTGCCTCCCGACAAAACAGCTATAGGCTGTAAATGGGTGTATCGTATCAAATATAAATCTGATGGCTCCATTGACCGGTATAAAGCACGTTTGGTTGCTAAAGGTTACTCACAACTAGAAGGATTTGATTTTACTGACGTTTTTGCTCCTGTTACTAAATTAACTACTGTGAGGACTGTTCTTAGTATTGCCGCAGCAAAAAATTGGCCAACTCATCAAATGGATGTTTCCAACGCCTTTTTACATGGCAATTTACATGAAGAAGTTTACATGCAGCTTCCTCCTGGGTTTCGTAAACAGGGGGAGAGTCGAGTTTGTCGCCTCAACAAGTCACTTTATGGCTTAAAACAGGCACCTCGCACTTGGTTCACTACCTTTTCGAGTGCTTTGCTTGAGGCTGGCTTTACTCAGTCAAGGGCCGATTACTCCATGTTCTTATTTACCCGTGCATCCCATATAACaattttacttgtttatgttgatgatattgtaatTACAGGTGATGATGCGTTGGTTATTTCACTCTTAAAGAAATACCTTTGCAGCCGGTTCAACATAAAAGATTTGGGctcattgaaatattttttgggaATTGAAGTGGCACATTCCAAGGCTGGAATTTTTCTTAATCAGCGGAAATATGCATTAGAAATTTTGCAAGACACAGGTCTTCTTGCTAGTAAACCAGTCACAACTCCACTGGATTCCAATCACACTTTGGTTGCTGATCATGGTGAAGTCCTATCTGACCCTGCTTCATATCAGCGATTGGTTGGTAGATTGCTATACCTTACAGTCACCCGACCGGATATCACTTATGCAGTTAACTTACTGTCACAGTTTATGTCTTCTCCTCGTGACACACACTGGCAGGCAGCACTTAGAGTGGTGAGATATATCAAATCTGTCCCGGACCATGGTATCCTACTCTCATCTAATTCTTCTTTACGCTTGCATGCTTATTGTGATGCGGATTGGGCTTCTTGCCCCACTTCTAGAAGATCAACCACTGGttattgtatatttttgggTCCAAGTCTCCTCTGTTGGAGAACCAAAAAGCAGTCAACAGTTTCTCGCTCCTCTGCCGAAGCAGAGTATCGAGCCATGGCACATGCGGTTAGTGAGCTCACATGGCTGCACACTCTTCTTCATGAATTGGGTATTCCACCACATCCTGCAACTTTATCTTGTGATAATCAAGCTTCCCTCCATATAGCAAACAATCCAGTCTTTcatgaaagaacaaaacatgttgaaattgattgtcattttgttcgagATAAAATTCAAGAAGGAAAACTTCGCACCACATTTGTCTCCTCAAATCAGCAATTGGCAGATATCTTCACAAAGGCTCTTCTTCCGGCTTCACATACTCAGTTAATTTCCAAGCTCATGTACCTTCCTAGTTCTtgagcttgagggggagtgttacaCAATCAAGGATCTGATATGATTGTAattattgtcaaatattgtaatTAGCTTAAATTGGGATATCTACTTAATATAGGAAAGATAGTTGCCTAGTTTCTAGAGATTTAGCTTATTTCTCTCCTAATGTTATGTAACGGTCAGTGTATTCACCTGTATATATTTTGTCTCTCGATCAATGAAATATATGCTCTTGAGGTTTACTTTCAGATAGCTACTAACAAATCCATGCAAGAAGCCATGTAACCATGGATTGTCCTGTTCCACATAATGCAAGAACGAAGGGTTGACAGTTTTGGAGCACATCGGCGTTGGATAGAAATTTTGCAGGAACGTTGTTTCCATCAAGAAAATTTTCAAGATCAAGACTAGTGATGGTGGCTAACACTTGTTTTCACAAGAAATTCTCCTCGTTCAGTTTAACGGTGATGGGCATGGAAAAAGAATGGGATGGTGAGGGTTGGGAAGAATCAGATTCAGCGAAACACATGACAGAGATCCTATGCTCTGGATATCATGTAAGGGAAAACGAGAGCcaaggagaaagagagaaacgAAAATATTATATCAGAAGAGTGTATTTACATAGACGAGaaaggttaaatatatatagCTAGATAAAGAGCATGAGCTAGCTTAAGCATGCCCATGCATGTCACCATACACAAATGAAACGTTGTGTTTAACAGTAGTCTTTGTTTATtctactgaaaaaaaaaaaactgcatTCAAATCGCAAGGTATTGAAGCACAAACCCTAGCTAATGTTTATTTGGCTTTGGAGAACAACCTAGAAATTATAACTGTAAGTgcattatttctatttttctagttttaatttatatttaatttttgttttagtttactAAGATACATCATCCTTTaagctttgttcacttgaatggatttggtgGAGTGTGATTGAGGGAATTTGAGaatatttgaagataaattttttttgttgtttatttgagtggatttggaaataagtgagaataaatttaaaagtaaagtttgtgagaattagtgtaagatttgattgatgtgacagattaaaaaaatttactttcaaattcactcttacttacctccaaatctactcaaataaataacaaaaaatttaccttcaaatcctctcaaatttcCTGAATCACTCTCCCCAAATTTATTCAAGTCAACAAAGTCTTATTGATATTTTTGTGAGATACATATTTAGTAAAGAGGAATATGTGAAAGCAATCAGCTGAATCAGAGTTGTGGTGCTGTTGAGCAAAGGAAGAGGTGAATTGTTTTTTCTTGGTAAGGGTTTATCATTGATAAAACCTCTTCTCACGGTTTTAATGTGTTCACATATTGCTAGTGGTtcattattttgatggtaaacGATGATTCTAGCAAAAATAGAGGACTAAAGGCATCTGTTTTTACTTTTAGATAAAGATTATCTCTAAATGTTTTTCCATGCTTGAAGGGACTACTACATTAGTAAAAAAATGCTTCATATATTGGTTCTATAATGACATTTGGGAAAGCTTAATTCTATATTTTCCCCTTGAAATGTGTAGTTCTTAGCTCATTTTTGCTTTTGCTAGCAGGAAATGTTGAATGTGCCTCTCATCTATATTAGAGTGTAAATTGTtatcaattgttttttttttttcctgttatCAAAGCTTGATAATTTTCTTTACCTTTTGTCCGAGGAAATAACTGAGAAACTATGTGGACCTGTGGCAGCAAGTCTTAGAGGCAAAttgaatagtgtttttttttttatatattgatagaaaatgaataatatctgtgaataaatatttgtttgttgtCGGTTGAAATACCTTTATAAtaatctacttttttttttcatcctaaTTGACATTGACATAACTTGTTGCACGTTTTAATTATCTATCTCACACTCTAGTACATTGTTATTGTTTGGTTTCAATCAAGCATGAGAAAAAAATACTGGCCAAAGTAagactacaaaaataataacctaaatattttttttaattaattcatatttttattttcataattttttatggttttaaatttgtatgatttgttttctttctattatagttcattttaattttaaatctattataTTCACTTAAGGTATTactaagaaatattttatttaattaaaatataaaatataaaacatatcaatatatatagaatttaaatttggataaagttataattaaaaaaatataaatattaaaataacaatgcTAGGTTTTGAagagtaattatatatatttttcaatttattatagAAAGTTCTTGCAAAAAATATTGGTGAAAAGATATTCTTACAAATTCAATTTAGCAAGAAAAATTAGTTGGGAAtgttttttgtaagaaaattatttgcaaaatttaaatttacagGAAAAATTACTTGctggtttttaaatttattttttcgtaagaaaaattatgtgaaaatttttGGCAGCATTATTTGCTGCAGatattttcataaaacattTTGCAAAAAAATTTCTAAGGCTTTTCAATTTCTACGATAACTAATTACTCATGAAGGAATTATCTGTCAATAAAAATTTGtagaaaaaattacaaaaaacacCTTGCaaatttttgtaagaaaattgAAGGAAATCTCCCTGGTGAAAAATTCTAATAATGggtgaaaacaaaaaatcaacaattattttaattataaaaagacttattgttaatttttatttgttttgagcttagaaaaaaaaattaaaacttattctGGTAAGTTATAAatgcaaataattttattaacttttggTTGAATATTTTTAGATCGGAAGTTTGAGGAATATGGAGGTAGTTTTCGAGATCTATCTCATTTAGTTAAAAGCTCTATCGCCCAACGAGAATCATCTTAGCTCATCCAGCCAGTCTTCCTTTGTCCAACAGATAAAACTCACTTGTCTATAGTAAGAAAATTATTCACTCAACACGTAGAGGTAGTTGGTTTTGATGCAAAAGTTACCTCTCATCCAGTGATAAGATTAGTAATTGTTTAAAAGTGAGTCTTGGACGTAATGGAGTAGTTTTGGGAGAGAGAATTCATCCAAAGACAAAAGAAGGGTATATCTTCAagaacttcattcattcattcgaCTTTCTTGTATCATTTTTGGGCTCCTAATGTGTATGAGTAACTCCCTCGTTTATTAGGATCGAAAGTAATGTAACTCAATTTTACATGATTTTATTTATGCAATATAAAGTTCTCACATGAGACTTGTGTTCTTTCCTTATTCTTTATATGCATGATTGAATATTGAGAATGTTAACTTTTACCTTTTATAACAAAGTTTACCTTTTATAACAaagtttgttttgtgtttgagTAGTCTTGGTAAAATTTTGACTTCTGGTTCATTAACGGTTGGATTAAgatgaaattttgataaatacTTATTGAAGTATGGATTTTTACTTTTAGTGTTGAGATTGTAAATTTGAGGTTCGTGATTAGATAAATACATCTcattacttttatataataaaaatattgctattaaatattatactaatgtaatagaaaataaatgatgaattattaacattaattcaattgaaataaataatatatgattGATGATATATGATGATTGTTAAAGATTATTTGAGAAATGTGATCCAATGACGGTATCATGTGAAATGTATGAATGAAAGGGAAGAATGAATTTCtaatatatgatgatgatgattttttatgttaacTTGACATTTTGATTAAATAGTATGGTTAACTTTTGTATTGTAGGAATGTGCTTAAATTCTAAGGAGAGTTGCCATATTGTTTAACATTAGGGTATGTATTGAGTGAAAGTCttgattaaaataatcttaactCTACTAAACTAATGGACTTATATAGAGAATGGAGTTTATATGATGAGAGTTGAAGGAGATTCCTATAGGAACCATTCTGGCGATGttactagtgcaaaaacaatgTATAACGttacgcgttcaacgtccaaccactgaatagccaacgttaaaataACCAGtgtcatttttgtaaataaatgcaattattaaacgttgtttagaattgtaattcaacataaaaatatataaaacgtagagcgggagattgaaaattcattcactttatcttagggCGCGatactttcttctcttctcaaacttttctcgaacgaagtttgacgactatcacatgtaatcttttttcatttgatacaaatgcatattaattaactactttatgtatgattttcgtttgttttgaccgattattttcgtgcccTTATctttcataggcgcattctgctttctctctcattggtaacgacactttattccgacgaacccaccttttgaaggttagtttccgttttcgttttgaagaacttatttgttgaacttgtttgttgttttttgttgaacttgtttgttattgttgtttggttgaattgtttgttgttgttgtttgattgaatttgtttattgttgattattgttgtttgttgttgatactatactacatgttcatagttcatgctttataaaataccaaaaattgaaatttgttatttttatgtttttgaagtCTCGTAGAGATGtaaaaaagatcacaattaattaaaaaaacaaaaaaaaaattgattaacgtcgtattTTTACAAAATTCGACATTAAGTTAACATTGTATATCgacaaaattcgacgtcaatttaacgtctcctgatgtGACGTCGTTCGCGAATTCGTTGTTAAAAGctcaaaatatttgacattgtACGCGACTTTTGTGTCAGGTGGAGTCACAAATGTTCTTTTTTGCTTAAATCCTCTATATTTGTACTAAGTAGAGCCACCTTTTGGTTCAAGCCACTATAGAGAAAACTCATGGTAAATGCAAGACTTCATACGTATTCActcaataatattatttcagAAATTGAGTCTAATGTTAATGTCTTAATAAATTGTGTTCCTTATTAAATGTATTAGAAAGTACAACTAAATTATTAGAGGTTGATTTAGTTATGATCTTTATAATAGGAGTATATATGATagaactttataaaaataaaaacatgacctttgtgtttgtttgttttgtttgttgctTGTGGTTGTGCACATGCtatgattatatattatatgtgaGCAAATGATTATGCAAGTGAGAGTGATGGGTAGCATGAGATTACTTAGAAGATTTGTAAGGTGTAATGTCATAGCTTCATAAGTACATATGACTGTATTGTTATATTCCTCCTAGTACTCGAAGAAGTTTTAATCTTTATCAGACCTGAGATTACTTAGATTTGTAAGATGGAGCGTCGTAGCTAAGTACATATGACTGCATTATTATATTCCTTCTACTATTAGAAGAAGTTTTAATCTTTGCAATTTAACTTTTACAGAGAggattgtaaataaaatatatatgttttgtgATTGTTTATGCTTAATACttaaattagaatattttaaattagtattttggTTATGCTAATTTGGAGTATTACAATTTTGACTATTTTAAagattcaaatttatttattcaaaataattcttaaacaataatacatattttagtacaaattaatttcttatttttaaattatatattaaatataaatagaaaatatacaataataaaagGATAACAAAACTTCTATAGATATCAGCATGTTTTGTGAGCTATGCTCACTACATTATCTAATTATAGTTGTGGATCTAATTTTCTAATTTCTAAAACTGTTTATCTACACTCAGGAACACTAGTATGATGAAAATTGATACATGATCAAGCATGCTAACTATGATATGCTCAAATGTGGTGAAaacatgcattttttttcttttcgaaaactaaattttaaattgacatTTAAAGCAGCTCGGAATACTCTTGCAATATTTTGGTTGTTCATTTTTCATTTGTCAGTTATTACAGTAACAGTTTCCAAAGTGAGATCAACTCCTTCTGAAACGACTTTCAATATATCCAACATGTATTTCAAGACCTTGAATTTGATAGGCTATAGAAATTGATgaatataaaactactaaaaaaaatctttgcACAACATAAGACGAATGACAGTTGACATAAAGCAGTAAGTATCCACATATAGGTTAAGCCTGTTTTCTAAATCTACCCAAACTTAGGTATTGTTTCCTTCTTTTAAGGCATAGAATTGTGAAATATCCAAACATGAATTTGAACCAAGCCAATCTAAAACATggaaacaaaataagaaaggaaACACATTTGTGATTGTATTGAAACTTACAGTGGTATACAGGGCACATATCCTTTGGAACTTTGAGATAATAAAACTTTTGTTCTCTAAAGCTAAACTCCCTTAACCGTTCCTTCTCTTTCAGCAACAACAGAATCATCTACTCCcttaaaagaaacaatttgcTGAGTCGATCTTGAACCTCAAACATTCCGTACTTAATGTATTTATAAGCATGCTTCCCAGTAAATTCCTCAAATGTACCAAGGAAACTTCCATATGCTGGCAACAGCATGTTTTCTATGGATTCTATTATTTGTTCCCTTAGCTCCTCATCACTGACAGACCATGCAGACTGAATGTTGCATGCCTCATCAAAGAGTTCGTTGAACCAATAAAGGTTGTCTTTCATCACCTCGGCTACAACACTAGTCTCTAGTTGATTGATGTCTACCTTCAAAAGGTCCACAATCTTATTCCATGAGCTTCTTAGATAGAGCTCACGGTTTTCTTGGATCTTTGTTGTGTTTTTGTGGAGCCAGTCATCTCCAAAAAAAGGTCCCAGTCCATGTAGTTTTGTCTCTACTTCTATGAATCTCCGATTATTCATGATGAAAACATGACCCAAAGAAgggtttttgaaattttttgagTTGGCTACCAAACAGCTCTCTAAAAGCTCTGTCATCCTGTTCAGGTAAACAGGTGAAAGCATTTCATCTTCTAAACCTTGTCCAAATTTACTCTCCCTACTTTGATTTAGAGATTTAATGTAGTACATCAGTGTAAGCTTATTACCATATTTGGACTTACTCTCTAACAGAATTCTCACTCTAGCCATGTGCACAGATGATGGAATCTTTCCCTCTTTCAAATCTTGGCTAAGTTTACTAATTTCCCTATTTCTGTTGATAGAATAAATATAGTACATCACTGCGTGGGTAATAGGATGAATTCCGCCACCGGGAATGAGTGATACATCTTCCAAAGCCTCATAAATGCACAATCTCCGTCTTATCAGGGGCACGACAATATTTCTGCCTGATGTAAATGATAAAAAGTCTTGTATCAACTCCTGCAATGTATTGCGCATGAAATGGCTCCAAGTTGCCAAGGCAAGGGATGAGTTCAGCAGACCAGTAACCAATTCCGTGCAAAGTTCCCTGAAATGAAACTCCCCATTGCGAATGGAACCGCTAAAGACACGAATAAAGAGTCTTTTTTCATTGGGAAAGAGTATCCTCGCAGTTATTTTCATAGCTTTTATCAACCTCTCAATCTTCTCCGACTTGTTAATGTCCTCCCTGTTGAGCTCTTGATCTTGCAACCCTAATTCCCAGAGACTCTCTTTCAAAAACTCCCTCCGCCAATCACTGTACACGTGCAAGCATTCCTTCACAAATCCGTCTGACACCATCTTCTGTACACTTTCACGAAGCTTGCCGATCATTCCTGACGACAATGAATCCACCACCATGTTGTCGTCGCCATGCAATTCTGGCACTGAAATCTGCTTCTTACTAAGAACACTGGCTTTAAGGTATTTGTCTACATGCATGGAAATTGCTCTGATAACTCTCCTATTCTCCTTCTTAAGAGCCTCTATATAACCCATGAAGCATTCCTCGGTACCATAAATGTTTCCGGGAGGGCCACCACCAGAACCACCCTCTTGAGGTGAAATTAATACAGAAGCACTATGCCTTGTTCCTCTTGAAGGCCAGACCATATCAATGACAGGATGAGGTTGTGAACTAGCCATAATGGTTCGGGTTGAATCCACTTGAGTAACACTATTACTGATTCCTTGTGGTTGTGAATGAGAACCAATGTCAACTACTACATGATCTTGGTTTTGAAGTCCATGATACCCACTTCTTGGTTGAAGATCCAAATTGGAACGAAGAAGGATGAGGGAATAACTGAAAGCTCCCCCAACAGTGACTAgccaaagttttattttcatgagTTGTACCGTCAGAAGTCCACAGAAAAAATACAGGAGATCAACTTCAAATCCTAACTGACTGAGCCTAGACAAGCCTAGAGACATGATAGCAAAAGCAACACAAGAAAGCAGACTATAGGCATCTGCTTTCTGTTTCAGATCTTTATCAAGGAAAAAGGAGTATACAGAAGTGATAAGCAAAACAGAAAATGCTGTGTGAGCTTCCAAACAGCGAGAGTAGGAGTATTCCCATGTCTTTCCAAACAAGGTGGAAAGGGAaattaaaaaactgaaaataatgtAAAGAAGTAACTTCCACCAGGTCCAATTTCCAAGTAAATGATTGAAAGAGGAGCTCAAAGCATAACAGATAAGGCCAACGATAGATGAAGCAAAACACACAAATCTCCATACCTTTGGCTGATGTAGCCACCTCCAAATGTTGATGAGCATGAGCACTGTGCTGTTTCTCAAGCAAgctttgctttattttttttggatggGGGTTTAAtccctttattttattttttttgtagaaaTTTCAAAGGAAGTAAGTGGGAAAGCTCCATCAATCTTCTACGTGTTGACTTAAAACTGGATATTTCTTTTGCAATCAATCCTAGTTGTAATAATCCCCTCATGCGatcagaaaaacaataaaatcctGAAAATGCATCAAACACAAATCCACTTAATTCGATATATCAATACTCACCTGCCAGAAGAATTCATTTTATTACTGCGTTTAAACGTGTCAAATAATTTAGGATGTGCAAatctaaaacatataaattgaaaCCGAAGAATATAACTTGGATGGGGATTTAAGCTGTGCAAATCTAAAACAGAGAAGTAGAATAATTATGTAGTTTTAAGCTTAAATGTACACTGGCAGTGTTGGCATGATTTGGAGCTACAATTGTCACTCGAGATAATCATGAAGcatgatttttaattatatataggttcttaacaataacaataagaaATATAAGACTGAAAAATGCACTTTTATTAACACATTCTATACACAGAGTTTAACAGTATTACGGATTGTTAAGAGAGTTACACTGAACAAACTTTAAACGTTGACGACTTCTCAATAGATTTTATGTCTCTGAAACCATCTTAATGTAACGAGTTTAAACTCAGGTGTTCAAAATGAGTACTTATATTCGAACAACAATATTCCAACGACACGagaataaaaattttgtattcTAAATCATCTCTTGGGTGTCTTCCACTTGTGTTTCAGATACAGATTCTTATTATTTGTCACAACAAACAGATTGCCGACTCGATCTTGGACGTCAAACATTCCatacttaatataattataactgTGTTTGCCAAGAAAATTCTGCAACCTTCCAATGAAGTTTCCATATGCTGGCAACAACATGTTTTCTATggattttataatatgttttcttAACTCTTAATCAAAAACAAACCAAGTAGACTGAACATTACATATCTCATCAAAGTGTTCGTTGAACGAAGTTATCCTGTCTTTCAGTAACCCAACCGCAACACTAGTCTCTGATTCACTGATATCAAAATTCAGAAAGTCCACAATCTTATTCCACGAGCTTGTCAGATAGAGTTCGAGGTTTTGTCATATAGAAGATCGACCTCAAATCCAAAGTGACTTAGTCTTGACAAGCCTAGTGACATGATAGCAAATGCAGCATACGAAACCAGACTATATGCATCTGGTTTCTCTGTGACTTTTTTATCGAAGAAAAAGGAGTACACAGAAGTTATCAGCAAAACCAAGAAGGCCGTGTGAGCCTCCAAACAGCGAGAGTTGGAGCACTCCCATGCCTTTGCAAACAAGGTGGAAAGGGAGATGAAGAAACTAAAACCAATATACAAAAAGATCTTCCACCAGCTCCAAGCGCCAcataaataattgaaagaaGAGCTCAAAGCATAACAGATAAGTCCAACAGTCgaagaaacaaaacacacaaatCTCCATACCTTTGGCTGCAGCAGCCTACTATGAATTTCGATGAGCATTATCACTCAAGCAAGGTTTCCTTTCAGGAACAAAGTAGATGCTGAATAAACCTATAACATTTCAATTATTGCTATTTTTTATGCAAGATGGTCATCATTTGGatttggatatattttgttatttaaatttcagTGGAAGATAACGAGTTTCGTTGGGTTATGTTGGATAATATGTATTACCCACAACAAAATTTTCCATAGAAAATACTCGCAAATTTTATTATGaagtattttttgtaaaaagtatccatgtgtatttttttttagaattactTTTTGCATAAAATacttgcaatttttttttgtaaaaggtTATTTgcagaaaataatattaatacctGCCGATTTTGGTTTCTTAGTAATAATATTACGTATTTGTTTATGTGAATAAAAATTTGCAAAAAAATACCTATTAAATTTTgtgtaaaattaattataaaaaagttaatcttAATACTTGCCAATTTCGCTGCctactattatattttttatttgatgaataaaatttataataaacttttGTTACATAATATTTTTGATTTAATGAGTAACATTTCAATCTTAGTCACACGACCTCCTTTCCTCTCTCTTTACAACTACGTTCTTCAAATGTTGGAAAACTCAATAACTCACTCTCTCTTGCGTGTGCTCCGGCCATCTCGCTCTTATTCTCTTGCTCTCGCGCTCTAACTCCTGCTATCGCTCTCGCGATCTAGCTCCCGCGATCTCTTGCGCTCCATCGCTCACTTTCGCTATCTCGTTGTCGGTATTGTTCTTAACTAACATTTGGTTCTCAATTTGATATAGGTATaattttttcgtttttgttttgatttcatTTGGTTAAggttttcactttttctttgttttatttgattttagttCATGTGTTTCTTTGGTTTACTTAAGCAATTTGAATTGAAGCTTGAGTGTGAAATGCTAGTGTCAATGAGCTTACACTTTCGGATTTTGTTTTATACACTGAATAACATGATACTCGTTACATTTAATTGAGATTCTTTGCAGGCATAGTGGTTTTTATGTTAGGAGCGTGTTGAATAAAAATGTGAGGTTAGGAAAAGATTGATGTGTAAAGTATTAGATTGGTGCTCTTTTAGTAGTAGATGCTTCTTGGCGAATCTCTATGCTTTTATGcaatcctttctcttttaaTTGTA
This window of the Vigna angularis cultivar LongXiaoDou No.4 chromosome 7, ASM1680809v1, whole genome shotgun sequence genome carries:
- the LOC108337398 gene encoding exocyst complex component EXO70B1, with the protein product MLINIWRWLHQPKVWRFVCFASSIVGLICYALSSSFNHLLGNWTWWKLLLYIIFSFLISLSTLFGKTWEYSYSRCLEAHTAFSVLLITSVYSFFLDKDLKQKADAYSLLSCVAFAIMSLGLSRLSQLGFEVDLLYFFCGLLTVQLMKIKLWLVTVGGAFSYSLILLRSNLDLQPRSGYHGLQNQDHVVVDIGSHSQPQGISNSVTQVDSTRTIMASSQPHPVIDMVWPSRGTRHSASVLISPQEGGSGGGPPGNIYGTEECFMGYIEALKKENRRVIRAISMHVDKYLKASVLSKKQISVPELHGDDNMVVDSLSSGMIGKLRESVQKMVSDGFVKECLHVYSDWRREFLKESLWELGLQDQELNREDINKSEKIERLIKAMKITARILFPNEKRLFIRVFSGSIRNGEFHFRELCTELVTGLLNSSLALATWSHFMRNTLQELIQDFLSFTSGRNIVVPLIRRRLCIYEALEDVSLIPGGGIHPITHAVMYYIYSINRNREISKLSQDLKEGKIPSSVHMARVRILLESKSKYGNKLTLMYYIKSLNQSRESKFGQGLEDEMLSPVYLNRMTELLESCLVANSKNFKNPSLGHVFIMNNRRFIEVETKLHGLGPFFGDDWLHKNTTKIQENRELYLRSSWNKIVDLLKVDINQLETSVVAEVMKDNLYWFNELFDEACNIQSAWSVSDEELREQIIESIENMLLPAYGSFLGTFEEFTGKHAYKYIKYGMFEVQDRLSKLFLLRE